The Synechococcus sp. C9 region GTGGGGTATCACGCCCAAAATGCCTTTGATTTGGCAACGGGCAAACCCAAACCAGCCAGTAAACCCAAGCCCCCCAGTTACTCCAAGGTGTTTGGGCAGACCCTCACCCGTTTGGCGCAGGATAACCCGAAGATTGTGGCGATTACGGCGGCGATGGGGACGGGGACGGGTTTGGATATTCTCCAAAAACATTGCCCCAACCAGTATATTGATGTGGGGATTGCGGAACAGCATGCCGTGACCTTGGCGGCGGGGTTAGCCTGTGAGGGGATGCGGCCGGTGGCGGCGATTTATTCCACGTTTTTGCAACGGGCGTTTGACCAGATTGTGCATGATGTGTGTATTCAAAAATTGCCGGTATTTTTCTGCATGGACCGGGCGGGGATTGTGGGAGCGGACGGACCGACCCACCAGGGAATGTATGACATTGCCTATCTGCGGTGCCTGCCCCACATGGTGCTGATGGCGCCCAAGGATGAGGCGGAATTGCAACGGATGATCGTCACCGGCATTCAGTACACGGCGGGACCGATTGCCCTGCGCTACCCCCGGGGGAATGGCTACGGGGTGCCGTTGATGGAGGAGGGTTGGGAACCGCTTCCCATCGGCAAAGGGGAACTGTTGCGGCACGGGCGGGATGTCCTGCTGGTCGCCTACGGTTCGATGGTGATTCCGGCTCTGCAGACGGCGGAAATTCTCAAGGAGCATGGGGTGGATGCTACCGTGATCAATGCCCGGTTTGCCAAGCCACTGGATACGGAGTTGATTTTGCCCTGGGCACGGGAGATTGGTCGGGTGGTGACCCTGGAGGAGGGGTGCTTGCCGGGGGGCTTTGGCAGTGCGGTGGCGGAAGCCTTGCTGGATGCGGGGGTAACCGTTTCCCTCCTGCGCCTGGGGGTGCCGGATATATTGGTCGAGCACGCCAAACCGGAGGAATCCAAGGCGGATTTGGGGCTGACCCCACCCCAGATGAGCGAGCGGATTCAGGAATTTTTGGGGCTGGGGCTGGCGGTCAATGTACCGGGGTAAACCGTCCCCGGGCGAATTGGCGCAGGTGGCTAATTTCCTCCCGGCGGCTGATGCATAGGGGAATGGTCTGGGCGATTTCCGCCAACAGCAGGGCCGTATCCAGGGGTTTTTGGATATACAAGGCGCGGTACAATCCCGCCACCACCACCTGTTCGATTTCCGCCCCACTGAAGCCCTCACTTGCCTTGACCAAGCTGGGTAAATCGAATTGCGCCGGGTCTTGTTTGCGATGGCAAAGATGAATCTGCCAGATGCGCTCCCGTTCCACCTCGTCGGGCAAATCCACAAAGAAAATCTCATCAAAGCGTCCTTTCCGCAGGAGTTCCGGGGGCAAGGGGCTAAGGTCATTTGCCGTTGCGACGATAAACACCGGTTGGGTTTTTTCCTGCATCCAGGTCAGCAAGGTGCCCAAAAACCGCTGACTGACCCCCGTATCCGTATCGTGGCTACCGCCGCCGCCAAACCCATCCATCCCACCCAGAACCCAGCAGTTCTAGCTTATCGCCTCTTTCGCCGGAGTAAAATTACCATTACTGGATTTCACGCTCACTTGGAGACTCCTCGATTTGTTTTATTCATTTAGGGATAGATTTGGCCTGATTCTTGATAAATTTTTCAACGTTTTCACATATTTCTTTCAAGGTAGAATAAATAATATCTGCATCATTTTTTGTGGAAATATCTTTTTCCGAATCTAGATGTAGCGAATTTCTGTTTTCCTGCATAAATCTTACAAGAAGTTCATATTTTTTTGTGTATATTCCTTCTTCTTTCGCTTTCTGTAAAAGACATTCAGATGTGATTCCTTTGGTTCCTAGTATCAGGT contains the following coding sequences:
- the dxs gene encoding 1-deoxy-D-xylulose-5-phosphate synthase, coding for MHLSDITHPNQLHGLSIPELEAIARQIREKHLQTVAATGGHLGPGLGVVELTLGLYQTLDLDRDKVVWDVGHQAYPHKIITGRYHQFHTLRQKNGIAGYLKRSESRFDHFGAGHASTSISAALGMAIARDMRGEDFKVVAIIGDGALTGGMALEAINHAGHLPKTRLVVVLNDNEMSISPNVGAIPRYLNKLRLSPPMQFLTENLEEQFKHLPFVDEALAHNMKEGMKRLTVPKVGAVFEELGFTYFGPVDGHNIAELIDTFQRAHQICGPVLVHVATTKGKGYEVAEQDQVGYHAQNAFDLATGKPKPASKPKPPSYSKVFGQTLTRLAQDNPKIVAITAAMGTGTGLDILQKHCPNQYIDVGIAEQHAVTLAAGLACEGMRPVAAIYSTFLQRAFDQIVHDVCIQKLPVFFCMDRAGIVGADGPTHQGMYDIAYLRCLPHMVLMAPKDEAELQRMIVTGIQYTAGPIALRYPRGNGYGVPLMEEGWEPLPIGKGELLRHGRDVLLVAYGSMVIPALQTAEILKEHGVDATVINARFAKPLDTELILPWAREIGRVVTLEEGCLPGGFGSAVAEALLDAGVTVSLLRLGVPDILVEHAKPEESKADLGLTPPQMSERIQEFLGLGLAVNVPG
- a CDS encoding AAA family ATPase; translated protein: MDGFGGGGSHDTDTGVSQRFLGTLLTWMQEKTQPVFIVATANDLSPLPPELLRKGRFDEIFFVDLPDEVERERIWQIHLCHRKQDPAQFDLPSLVKASEGFSGAEIEQVVVAGLYRALYIQKPLDTALLLAEIAQTIPLCISRREEISHLRQFARGRFTPVH